Proteins from a genomic interval of Niabella soli DSM 19437:
- a CDS encoding alpha-amylase family glycosyl hydrolase — translation MRVLYLVLVPVAIGMAFGALSCKLMPKERGKKDSKEKQTVMTTVGKRTPEWAHSTNIYEVNIRQYTPEGTFNAFAAALPRLKDMGVQTLWFMPVTPIAKEKRKGTLGSYYACSDYTAVNPEFGTLEDFQRLVQQAHTMGFKVIIDWVANHTGWDHVWTKTHPDYYLHDSDGSFHAASGMDDIIELNYKNPELRKAMIDAMKFWVQHTGIDGFRCDLASWVEVDFWQEARPQLDALKPLFWLGEFDELENPEYGKVFDASYSWKWMHQTEDFFKQQQPLSGLFELLKQYSALGDSSMRAWFTSNHDENSWNGTEYEKYGNLAQPLAVFSCTWNGIPLLYSGQELPLKDKRLKFFDKDPIPWPSKSAGAKEGLTLMDFYRTLLDLHTNNPALRGGDPAVITYKLATTADDKILAYLRKNGNREVLVVLNFSDAKGLQFDISDSNLAGSFKNVFTGVASDFTTGKHFEIAPYGFLVYEKQ, via the coding sequence ATGAGAGTCCTGTATCTAGTGCTGGTCCCGGTAGCTATCGGGATGGCTTTTGGCGCATTATCCTGCAAACTGATGCCAAAGGAACGCGGGAAAAAGGACTCAAAGGAAAAACAAACGGTTATGACAACAGTGGGAAAAAGAACTCCGGAATGGGCCCATTCCACCAATATCTACGAAGTAAATATTCGCCAATATACACCTGAAGGCACTTTTAACGCTTTTGCGGCTGCGTTACCGCGTTTAAAAGACATGGGCGTGCAAACGCTTTGGTTTATGCCGGTTACGCCCATTGCAAAAGAAAAACGCAAGGGCACATTGGGCAGTTATTATGCCTGTTCCGACTATACGGCGGTTAACCCCGAATTTGGTACACTGGAAGATTTTCAGCGGTTGGTACAACAGGCGCATACAATGGGATTTAAAGTGATCATCGATTGGGTGGCGAATCATACCGGATGGGATCATGTATGGACGAAGACGCATCCTGATTATTATTTGCATGACAGCGATGGTAGTTTTCATGCTGCCAGTGGTATGGACGATATTATTGAATTGAACTATAAAAATCCGGAACTGAGAAAAGCAATGATCGACGCCATGAAGTTCTGGGTGCAGCACACTGGCATCGATGGTTTCCGTTGTGATCTGGCTTCCTGGGTGGAAGTGGATTTCTGGCAGGAAGCGCGCCCGCAGTTGGATGCCCTGAAACCCCTGTTCTGGCTGGGCGAATTTGACGAACTGGAAAACCCGGAGTACGGAAAAGTATTTGATGCAAGCTATTCCTGGAAATGGATGCACCAGACAGAAGATTTTTTTAAGCAACAGCAGCCGCTGTCCGGTTTGTTTGAGCTGCTGAAGCAATACAGCGCTCTCGGCGATTCCAGCATGCGGGCCTGGTTTACCAGCAATCATGATGAAAACAGTTGGAATGGTACCGAATATGAAAAATATGGTAACCTGGCACAACCGCTGGCGGTTTTCAGTTGTACCTGGAACGGTATTCCACTGCTGTACAGTGGGCAGGAGCTCCCTTTAAAAGACAAGCGGCTTAAGTTTTTTGATAAGGACCCGATCCCTTGGCCGTCAAAGAGTGCGGGTGCAAAAGAAGGCCTGACGCTGATGGATTTTTACAGGACACTATTGGATCTTCATACCAATAACCCTGCGTTGCGTGGAGGCGATCCTGCTGTTATTACTTATAAATTGGCTACCACTGCCGACGATAAGATCCTTGCTTACCTCAGAAAGAACGGGAATAGAGAAGTGCTGGTGGTGTTGAATTTTTCTGATGCAAAAGGGCTGCAATTTGATATCAGTGATTCCAATCTTGCCGGCTCGTTCAAAAATGTTTTTACAGGCGTTGCCAGTGATTTTACAACCGGCAAACATTTTGAAATTGCGCCTTATGGTTTCCTGGTGTATGAGAAGCAATAA
- a CDS encoding 4-hydroxy-3-methylbut-2-enyl diphosphate reductase has product MKQFEVPFFYRSPLISNIKRKRRSTDKLKKDFSPTLLDFGAVQIYLARHFGFCYGVENAIEIAFKTVDENPGKRIFLLSEMIHNPQVNEDLLSRGVRFLQDTHGKQIIPFEDLTREDIVLIPAFGTTLEIEKKLKEIGIRTEQYNTTCPFVEKVWNRSESIAKKAYAIIIHGKPSHEETRATFSHAASNAPSVVVRDMQQTIELAKYITGEKPAADFYTEFKGQFSEGFDLEKDLSRIGVVNQTTMLASDTQAIADYLKQVMIEKYSLTKETLAERFADTRDTLCYATNDNQTSVMEMLTTAADFAIVVGGYNSSNTSHLVELCEEKLPTYFINNAGKILNRNEILHYDFHKKQELLTNGFLPDHAPVKILMTSGASCPDALVEKVIEKIAGFFTSEEQLSKMTAQFSA; this is encoded by the coding sequence ATGAAGCAGTTTGAGGTACCGTTTTTTTACAGAAGTCCGCTAATATCCAATATTAAAAGAAAAAGAAGAAGTACGGATAAGTTAAAGAAAGACTTTTCGCCCACCCTTTTGGATTTTGGAGCAGTACAAATTTACCTGGCCCGGCATTTTGGCTTTTGTTATGGTGTAGAGAATGCAATTGAAATTGCTTTTAAAACGGTGGATGAAAATCCCGGGAAGCGGATCTTTTTGCTAAGTGAAATGATCCATAACCCGCAGGTAAATGAAGACCTTTTAAGCCGCGGAGTACGGTTTTTACAGGACACGCACGGTAAACAGATCATCCCTTTTGAAGACCTTACCCGTGAAGATATTGTGCTGATCCCGGCGTTTGGCACCACCCTGGAGATCGAAAAAAAATTAAAGGAGATCGGCATTCGTACAGAGCAATATAATACCACCTGCCCTTTTGTTGAAAAGGTATGGAACCGCAGTGAAAGCATTGCAAAAAAAGCCTACGCTATTATCATTCATGGCAAGCCCAGCCATGAAGAAACCAGGGCCACTTTTTCGCATGCGGCTTCCAATGCTCCCTCTGTGGTGGTGCGGGATATGCAGCAAACCATTGAACTGGCAAAATACATTACCGGTGAAAAACCTGCAGCGGATTTTTACACCGAGTTTAAGGGACAATTCAGCGAGGGCTTTGACCTTGAAAAAGATTTGTCGCGCATCGGGGTGGTAAACCAAACAACCATGCTGGCGAGCGATACTCAGGCCATTGCTGATTATTTAAAACAGGTAATGATTGAAAAATATTCATTGACCAAAGAAACGCTTGCCGAGCGCTTTGCAGACACAAGAGATACCCTTTGCTACGCCACTAACGACAACCAGACCTCGGTAATGGAAATGCTGACGACCGCCGCTGATTTCGCGATTGTGGTGGGCGGGTACAATTCTTCCAATACCTCCCACCTGGTAGAACTTTGTGAAGAAAAGCTGCCTACTTATTTCATTAATAACGCCGGCAAGATCCTTAACCGTAATGAAATATTACATTACGATTTCCATAAAAAACAGGAACTGCTTACCAACGGTTTTCTTCCGGATCACGCACCGGTAAAGATACTGATGACCAGTGGCGCTTCCTGTCCGGATGCCCTGGTGGAAAAGGTGATTGAAAAAATAGCGGGCTTTTTTACGAGTGAGGAACAATTGAGTAAAATGACGGCGCAGTTTTCTGCATAG
- the glgP gene encoding alpha-glucan family phosphorylase produces MSFENFKVPYEVDKNYEKKAAYFSMEFAIHQPLKIYSGGLGFLSGSHFRSAYELKQNMIGIGILWKYGYYDQERNQDQTLDVAWNEKLYSFLEDTGIKFQILVHDAPVWVKAYYLAPETFKTAPLFLLSTDLPENDYVSQTISHKLYDANVATKVAQFILLGVGGAKLIDLLGFNPEIYHLNEAHGLSAAFYLYQKYHRDLNEVKKRLVFTTHTPEEAGNEKHDIYLCHKMSYFCGLSVDEVKALTHDPEDQFNHSLVALRFAHIANGVSRLHGEVSREMWGKYDGICPIISITNAQNWTYWADKQMYKFKDVGDDYGFDDRKKFLKKRAFEIVADQTGKLFSPDVLTIVWARRFAGYKRAGLIASDRERFHELMTNTQYPIQIIWAGKPYPMDFPAIGEFNELVHLSKSYKNVSVMIGYELGLSKRLKQAADVWLNNPRVPREASGTSGMTAAMNGAVNFSTDDGWIPEFINNGHNGFVIPKADYANMHVQEQDEYDLNKLYEILTSQIIPLYYNDYNTWRQIMKNGMQDVRWQFESNRMAHEYYELMYNAPVQ; encoded by the coding sequence ATGAGTTTTGAGAATTTCAAAGTGCCTTATGAAGTAGATAAGAATTATGAGAAAAAAGCAGCTTATTTTTCGATGGAATTTGCCATTCATCAGCCGTTGAAGATTTATAGTGGTGGATTGGGATTTTTATCCGGCTCGCATTTCCGGAGTGCTTATGAGTTGAAGCAAAATATGATCGGAATTGGTATTTTATGGAAATACGGGTATTACGACCAGGAGCGCAACCAGGACCAGACGCTGGATGTGGCCTGGAATGAAAAATTGTACAGCTTTCTGGAAGACACCGGCATCAAATTTCAAATACTGGTACATGACGCCCCGGTTTGGGTAAAGGCCTACTACCTGGCCCCCGAAACGTTCAAAACCGCGCCACTGTTCCTGCTGAGCACCGACCTGCCGGAAAACGATTATGTATCGCAAACTATTTCGCATAAGCTGTATGATGCCAACGTGGCAACCAAAGTAGCGCAGTTCATTTTGCTGGGGGTGGGTGGCGCCAAGCTGATCGACCTGCTGGGATTCAACCCTGAAATTTATCATTTAAACGAAGCGCATGGCCTTTCGGCTGCTTTTTATTTATACCAGAAGTATCATCGTGATCTTAACGAAGTAAAAAAGCGCCTGGTATTTACCACGCATACTCCGGAAGAAGCCGGCAATGAAAAACATGATATCTACCTCTGCCATAAAATGAGTTATTTCTGTGGCTTGAGCGTGGATGAAGTAAAGGCGCTGACGCATGACCCGGAAGATCAGTTTAATCATTCACTGGTGGCCCTGCGTTTTGCGCATATTGCCAATGGGGTTTCGCGGTTGCATGGGGAAGTGTCGCGTGAAATGTGGGGCAAATATGATGGTATCTGCCCCATCATATCCATTACGAATGCACAGAACTGGACCTACTGGGCCGATAAGCAAATGTATAAGTTCAAAGATGTGGGCGACGACTACGGTTTTGATGATCGTAAGAAATTCCTGAAGAAAAGGGCTTTTGAGATAGTGGCAGATCAAACCGGCAAATTGTTTAGCCCGGATGTGCTCACCATCGTATGGGCCAGGAGGTTTGCGGGCTACAAAAGAGCGGGACTGATTGCTTCGGACAGAGAGCGGTTTCATGAACTGATGACCAATACCCAATATCCGATCCAGATCATTTGGGCCGGAAAACCTTATCCGATGGACTTTCCGGCAATAGGAGAATTTAACGAACTGGTGCATTTAAGTAAGAGCTATAAAAATGTGTCTGTAATGATCGGTTATGAGTTGGGACTGTCCAAACGCCTGAAACAGGCTGCCGACGTATGGCTGAATAACCCCCGTGTTCCGCGCGAAGCATCGGGTACCAGTGGCATGACCGCCGCTATGAACGGTGCGGTTAATTTCTCTACCGATGATGGCTGGATCCCTGAATTTATCAATAACGGGCATAACGGTTTCGTGATCCCTAAAGCAGATTATGCCAATATGCACGTGCAGGAGCAGGACGAATACGATTTGAATAAATTATATGAAATTCTTACTTCCCAGATCATTCCATTGTATTACAACGACTACAATACCTGGCGCCAGATCATGAAGAATGGTATGCAGGACGTACGGTGGCAGTTTGAAAGTAACCGCATGGCGCACGAATATTATGAACTGATGTATAACGCGCCGGTTCAATAG